One Nonomuraea angiospora DNA segment encodes these proteins:
- a CDS encoding FAD-dependent oxidoreductase, which yields MRHRIAVVGSGPGGLTFARVLHRHDYPVTILERDPAPDARPPGGTLDLHQGLGQLALDKAGLLAEFQALSRPEGQAMRILDTAGTVLRDWQPRPDEQANPEIDRGQLRDLLLGPLDVQWGRGVTEVVPGTQDGVLVHFADGRQETFDLVVGADGAWSRVRPAVSPVTPHYTGITVVETSLDDVDTRHPDLARLIGDGSVAVYGVNRTLVAQRNSGGHVKVYARFRAPLDWHANLDLADAEAVRSSLLALFGGWAAPVLDLLHHGTAFVHRPLYVLPVAHTWTHVFGVTLLGDAAHLMPPLGVGANLAMLEGAELAETIATGPGDLDKAVRAFEEQMWARAGRWAKITMAGLERLVSPDPAEAVAHFDQVQPS from the coding sequence GTGAGACATCGTATCGCAGTGGTCGGAAGCGGTCCCGGCGGCCTTACCTTCGCCCGCGTCCTGCACCGCCATGATTACCCCGTCACCATCCTCGAACGCGATCCCGCCCCCGATGCCCGCCCCCCGGGCGGCACGCTGGACCTGCACCAAGGGCTGGGTCAGCTCGCGCTGGACAAGGCGGGGCTGCTGGCGGAGTTCCAGGCGCTGTCTCGTCCCGAAGGGCAGGCCATGCGCATCCTGGACACGGCCGGGACCGTCCTACGCGACTGGCAACCCCGTCCGGATGAACAGGCCAACCCCGAGATCGACCGCGGGCAACTCCGTGACCTGCTGCTCGGCCCTCTGGACGTTCAGTGGGGACGGGGCGTGACGGAGGTGGTGCCGGGGACCCAGGATGGCGTACTGGTCCATTTCGCGGACGGGCGGCAGGAGACGTTCGATCTCGTGGTCGGCGCGGACGGCGCCTGGTCCCGGGTCCGCCCCGCGGTCTCGCCGGTGACGCCGCACTACACCGGCATCACCGTGGTCGAGACCTCCCTGGACGACGTCGACACCCGTCACCCCGACCTCGCCCGGTTGATCGGCGACGGTTCCGTGGCCGTGTACGGCGTGAACCGAACTCTGGTCGCCCAGCGCAACAGCGGCGGCCACGTCAAGGTGTACGCCCGGTTCCGTGCGCCACTGGACTGGCACGCGAACCTGGACCTGGCCGACGCCGAGGCCGTGCGATCGAGTCTGCTGGCCCTGTTCGGCGGCTGGGCCGCTCCCGTCCTCGACCTCCTCCACCACGGCACCGCTTTCGTCCACCGCCCCCTCTACGTCCTGCCCGTGGCCCACACCTGGACCCACGTCTTCGGGGTGACGCTACTGGGCGACGCCGCCCATCTGATGCCCCCGTTGGGGGTGGGCGCGAACCTCGCGATGCTGGAAGGCGCCGAACTCGCCGAGACCATCGCCACCGGCCCTGGAGATCTGGACAAGGCCGTCCGCGCCTTCGAGGAACAGATGTGGGCACGAGCCGGCAGGTGGGCGAAGATCACGATGGCCGGTCTGGAACGCCTCGTGAGCCCGGACCCCGCCGAAGCTGTCGCCCATTTCGACCAAGTCCAGCCATCCTGA